A part of Perognathus longimembris pacificus isolate PPM17 chromosome 18, ASM2315922v1, whole genome shotgun sequence genomic DNA contains:
- the LOC125367117 gene encoding guanylate-binding protein 1-like isoform X1, giving the protein MASGMHMSSPMCLIENFRGKLQVNQKALEILSAIMQPVVVVAIVGLYRTGKSYLMNKMAEKERGFSMGSTVQSHTKGIWMWCVPHPKKLKHTLVLLDTEGLGDAEKGDNQNDCGIFALAILLSSTFVYNSMGPINQQAMDQLHYVTELTKQIRAKSSPDENEAEDSADFVSFFPDFVWSLRDMTLKLEVNGQSITADEYLENSLKLKQGTSEEAEKFHLPRLCIRKFFPSKKCFIFYPLTEWKKLRNLENLHDNELDSDFVHQITEFCSYILNHSKIKTLPGGIKVIGPGLVSLVQTYVGAIKSGELPCIENAVLDLAWVENWAAVQKAIAHYDQEKSRKVQLPTDTLQELLELHRACEEKAIEVFMENSFQNMDHLFQKELVSQLEKRCDEFCKRNMDASSSRFRALLQDLFSPLEEDLKQGLFARPGGYNLLIKKTKMLTEKYLEEPRWKGIQAEEILQTYLKSKETITNAIQQTDQALTAKEKDIEMDQMKAESAQASEKVLEEMQGKYDKIMEAKERNFQELIEQLKAEQERSQLMVQQGRNLALKLQEPAQLLKEEFQSESRQLHNEIQNLQKKLSASKPLCVIS; this is encoded by the exons ATGGCCTCTGGAATGCACATGTCAAGCCCTATGTGCCTCATTGAGAACTTTAGAGGGAAATTACAGGTTAATCAAAAAGCTCTGGAAATCCTGTCTGCCATCATGCAacctgtggtggtggtggctatCGTGGGCCTCTACCGCACAGGCAAATCCTACCTGATGAACAAGATGGCTGAGAAGGAAAGAG GTTTTTCTATGGGCTCCACTGTACAGTCTCACACAAAAGGAATCTGGATGTGGTGTGTGCCTCACCCCAAGAAGCTAAAACACACCCTAGTTCTGCTTGACACCGAGGGACTGGGCGATGCTGAGAAA GGGGACAACCAGAATGACTGCGGGATCTTTGCCCTGGCCATACTTCTGAGCAGTACCTTTGTGTACAACAGCATGGGTCCCATCAACCAGCAGGCCATGGACCAGCTGCA CTATGTGACAGAGTTGACCAAGCAAATCAGAGCAAAGTCTTCACCGGATGAGAATGAGGCAGAGGACTCAGCTGACTTTGTGAGCTTCTTTCCAGACTTTGTGTGGAGTTTGAGAGATATGACCCTGAAGTTAGAAGTCAATGGACAATCCATCACAGCAGATGAGTACTTGGAGAACTCCTTGAAGCTAAAGCAAG GTACCAGTGAGGAAGCTGAAAAATTCCACTTGCCCCGACTCTGTATTCGAAAGTTCTTTCCAAGTAAGAAATGCTTTATCTTCTATCCACTCACTGAATGGAAGAAGCTTAGAAACTTGGAGAACCTGCATGATAATGAGCTAGATTCTGATTTCGTGCATCAAATAACAGAATTCTGTTCATACATCCTCAATCACTCAAAAATTAAAACTCTTCCAGGAGGCATCAAAGTCATTGGACCTG GTCTAGTGAGCCTGGTGCAGACATATGTTGGTGCTATCAAAAGTGGGGAGCTGCCCTGCATAGAGAACGCAGTCCTGGATTTGGCCTGGGTAGAGAACTGGGCTGCAGTGCAAAAGGCCATTGCTCACTATGACCAGGAGAAGAGCCGGAAGGTGCAGCTccccacagacacactccaggagcTGCTGGAACTGCACAGGGCCTGTGAGGAAAAGGCCATTGAGGTCTTCATGGAGAATTCTTTCCAGAATATGGACCATTTGTTTCAAAAGGAATTAGTG tctCAACTAGAAAAAAGGTGTGATGAGTTTTGCAAACGCAATATGGATGCTTCCTCAAGTCGGTTCAGGGCGTTACTTCAGGATCTTTTCAGTCCTCTAGAAGAAGATCTGAAGCAAGGACTTTTTGCTCGGCCAGGAGGTTACAATCTCctcataaaaaagacaaaaatgttgaCGGAAAAGTACCTTGAAGAACCGAGGTGGAAGGGTATCCAA GCTGAAGAGATCCTGCAGACTTACTTGAAGTCCAAGGAAACTATAACTAATGCAATTCAACAAACAGATCAGGCTCTCACAGCCAAAGAGAAGGATATTGAAA tggaTCAGATGAAAGCTGAATCTGCACAAGCAAGTGAGAAAGTGTTGGAGGAAATGCAAGGGAAGTATGACAAGATAATGGAAGCTAAAGAAAGGAATTTTCAGGAACTCATCGAACAGTTGAAAGCAGAACAGGAAAGATCTCAGTTAATGGTACAACAAGGCAGGAATCTAGCTCTAAAACTTCAG
- the LOC125367117 gene encoding guanylate-binding protein 1-like isoform X2: protein MASGMHMSSPMCLIENFRGKLQVNQKALEILSAIMQPVVVVAIVGLYRTGKSYLMNKMAEKERGFSMGSTVQSHTKGIWMWCVPHPKKLKHTLVLLDTEGLGDAEKGDNQNDCGIFALAILLSSTFVYNSMGPINQQAMDQLHYVTELTKQIRAKSSPDENEAEDSADFVSFFPDFVWSLRDMTLKLEVNGQSITADEYLENSLKLKQGTSEEAEKFHLPRLCIRKFFPSKKCFIFYPLTEWKKLRNLENLHDNELDSDFVHQITEFCSYILNHSKIKTLPGGIKVIGPGLVSLVQTYVGAIKSGELPCIENAVLDLAWVENWAAVQKAIAHYDQEKSRKVQLPTDTLQELLELHRACEEKAIEVFMENSFQNMDHLFQKELVSQLEKRCDEFCKRNMDASSSRFRALLQDLFSPLEEDLKQGLFARPGGYNLLIKKTKMLTEKYLEEPRWKGIQAEEILQTYLKSKETITNAIQQTDQALTAKEKDIEMERVKAEAAQVSVKMLEEMKRKYQQVIEQSERSHQEHV from the exons ATGGCCTCTGGAATGCACATGTCAAGCCCTATGTGCCTCATTGAGAACTTTAGAGGGAAATTACAGGTTAATCAAAAAGCTCTGGAAATCCTGTCTGCCATCATGCAacctgtggtggtggtggctatCGTGGGCCTCTACCGCACAGGCAAATCCTACCTGATGAACAAGATGGCTGAGAAGGAAAGAG GTTTTTCTATGGGCTCCACTGTACAGTCTCACACAAAAGGAATCTGGATGTGGTGTGTGCCTCACCCCAAGAAGCTAAAACACACCCTAGTTCTGCTTGACACCGAGGGACTGGGCGATGCTGAGAAA GGGGACAACCAGAATGACTGCGGGATCTTTGCCCTGGCCATACTTCTGAGCAGTACCTTTGTGTACAACAGCATGGGTCCCATCAACCAGCAGGCCATGGACCAGCTGCA CTATGTGACAGAGTTGACCAAGCAAATCAGAGCAAAGTCTTCACCGGATGAGAATGAGGCAGAGGACTCAGCTGACTTTGTGAGCTTCTTTCCAGACTTTGTGTGGAGTTTGAGAGATATGACCCTGAAGTTAGAAGTCAATGGACAATCCATCACAGCAGATGAGTACTTGGAGAACTCCTTGAAGCTAAAGCAAG GTACCAGTGAGGAAGCTGAAAAATTCCACTTGCCCCGACTCTGTATTCGAAAGTTCTTTCCAAGTAAGAAATGCTTTATCTTCTATCCACTCACTGAATGGAAGAAGCTTAGAAACTTGGAGAACCTGCATGATAATGAGCTAGATTCTGATTTCGTGCATCAAATAACAGAATTCTGTTCATACATCCTCAATCACTCAAAAATTAAAACTCTTCCAGGAGGCATCAAAGTCATTGGACCTG GTCTAGTGAGCCTGGTGCAGACATATGTTGGTGCTATCAAAAGTGGGGAGCTGCCCTGCATAGAGAACGCAGTCCTGGATTTGGCCTGGGTAGAGAACTGGGCTGCAGTGCAAAAGGCCATTGCTCACTATGACCAGGAGAAGAGCCGGAAGGTGCAGCTccccacagacacactccaggagcTGCTGGAACTGCACAGGGCCTGTGAGGAAAAGGCCATTGAGGTCTTCATGGAGAATTCTTTCCAGAATATGGACCATTTGTTTCAAAAGGAATTAGTG tctCAACTAGAAAAAAGGTGTGATGAGTTTTGCAAACGCAATATGGATGCTTCCTCAAGTCGGTTCAGGGCGTTACTTCAGGATCTTTTCAGTCCTCTAGAAGAAGATCTGAAGCAAGGACTTTTTGCTCGGCCAGGAGGTTACAATCTCctcataaaaaagacaaaaatgttgaCGGAAAAGTACCTTGAAGAACCGAGGTGGAAGGGTATCCAA GCTGAAGAGATCCTGCAGACTTACTTGAAGTCCAAGGAAACTATAACTAATGCAATTCAACAAACAGATCAGGCTCTCACAGCCAAAGAGAAGGATATTGAAA
- the LOC125367117 gene encoding guanylate-binding protein 1-like isoform X3, which produces MASGMHMSSPMCLIENFRGKLQVNQKALEILSAIMQPVVVVAIVGLYRTGKSYLMNKMAEKERGFSMGSTVQSHTKGIWMWCVPHPKKLKHTLVLLDTEGLGDAEKGDNQNDCGIFALAILLSSTFVYNSMGPINQQAMDQLHYVTELTKQIRAKSSPDENEAEDSADFVSFFPDFVWSLRDMTLKLEVNGQSITADEYLENSLKLKQGTSEEAEKFHLPRLCIRKFFPSKKCFIFYPLTEWKKLRNLENLHDNELDSDFVHQITEFCSYILNHSKIKTLPGGIKVIGPGLVSLVQTYVGAIKSGELPCIENAVLDLAWVENWAAVQKAIAHYDQEKSRKVQLPTDTLQELLELHRACEEKAIEVFMENSFQNMDHLFQKELVSQLEKRCDEFCKRNMDASSSRFRALLQDLFSPLEEDLKQGLFARPGGYNLLIKKTKMLTEKYLEEPRWKGIQEPAQLLKEEFQSESRQLHNEIQNLQKKLSASKPLCVIS; this is translated from the exons ATGGCCTCTGGAATGCACATGTCAAGCCCTATGTGCCTCATTGAGAACTTTAGAGGGAAATTACAGGTTAATCAAAAAGCTCTGGAAATCCTGTCTGCCATCATGCAacctgtggtggtggtggctatCGTGGGCCTCTACCGCACAGGCAAATCCTACCTGATGAACAAGATGGCTGAGAAGGAAAGAG GTTTTTCTATGGGCTCCACTGTACAGTCTCACACAAAAGGAATCTGGATGTGGTGTGTGCCTCACCCCAAGAAGCTAAAACACACCCTAGTTCTGCTTGACACCGAGGGACTGGGCGATGCTGAGAAA GGGGACAACCAGAATGACTGCGGGATCTTTGCCCTGGCCATACTTCTGAGCAGTACCTTTGTGTACAACAGCATGGGTCCCATCAACCAGCAGGCCATGGACCAGCTGCA CTATGTGACAGAGTTGACCAAGCAAATCAGAGCAAAGTCTTCACCGGATGAGAATGAGGCAGAGGACTCAGCTGACTTTGTGAGCTTCTTTCCAGACTTTGTGTGGAGTTTGAGAGATATGACCCTGAAGTTAGAAGTCAATGGACAATCCATCACAGCAGATGAGTACTTGGAGAACTCCTTGAAGCTAAAGCAAG GTACCAGTGAGGAAGCTGAAAAATTCCACTTGCCCCGACTCTGTATTCGAAAGTTCTTTCCAAGTAAGAAATGCTTTATCTTCTATCCACTCACTGAATGGAAGAAGCTTAGAAACTTGGAGAACCTGCATGATAATGAGCTAGATTCTGATTTCGTGCATCAAATAACAGAATTCTGTTCATACATCCTCAATCACTCAAAAATTAAAACTCTTCCAGGAGGCATCAAAGTCATTGGACCTG GTCTAGTGAGCCTGGTGCAGACATATGTTGGTGCTATCAAAAGTGGGGAGCTGCCCTGCATAGAGAACGCAGTCCTGGATTTGGCCTGGGTAGAGAACTGGGCTGCAGTGCAAAAGGCCATTGCTCACTATGACCAGGAGAAGAGCCGGAAGGTGCAGCTccccacagacacactccaggagcTGCTGGAACTGCACAGGGCCTGTGAGGAAAAGGCCATTGAGGTCTTCATGGAGAATTCTTTCCAGAATATGGACCATTTGTTTCAAAAGGAATTAGTG tctCAACTAGAAAAAAGGTGTGATGAGTTTTGCAAACGCAATATGGATGCTTCCTCAAGTCGGTTCAGGGCGTTACTTCAGGATCTTTTCAGTCCTCTAGAAGAAGATCTGAAGCAAGGACTTTTTGCTCGGCCAGGAGGTTACAATCTCctcataaaaaagacaaaaatgttgaCGGAAAAGTACCTTGAAGAACCGAGGTGGAAGGGTATCCAA